Proteins from one Telopea speciosissima isolate NSW1024214 ecotype Mountain lineage chromosome 1, Tspe_v1, whole genome shotgun sequence genomic window:
- the LOC122654816 gene encoding uncharacterized protein LOC122654816 produces the protein MATDERSGAEIIRGREACDRFSAELVKELGFPSGVLPTGELEECGRVRSTGFVWWKCKAPYEHFNAATNTKNSYTAETTAYVEKGRMKKMTGCKAKALMLWVPVAEMYLDGNKISFKSSMGVGKSFPLTSFMNEEEKKAYLQQN, from the coding sequence ATGGCCACTGATGAGAGATCTGGAGCTGAAATTATCCGTGGAAGGGAAGCCTGTGATCGATTTTCAGCGGAGCTGGTGAAAGAGCTTGGATTCCCTAGCGGTGTCCTCCCCACGGGAGAGTTGGAAGAATGCGGGAGGGTGAGATCCACGGGTTTCGTGTGGTGGAAATGCAAAGCCCCCTATGAGCACTTCAATGCGGCTACCAACACCAAGAACAGCTATACTGCCGAGACCACTGCGTATGTGGAAAAggggaggatgaagaagatgacagGTTGCAAGGCCAAGGCGCTGATGTTGTGGGTTCCCGTGGCAGAGATGTACCTCGACGGCAACaagatctccttcaagtcaTCCATGGGAGTCGGCAAGTCCTTCCCCCTCACCTCTTTTATgaacgaagaagaaaagaaggcttATCTCCAacaaaattaa
- the LOC122654825 gene encoding uncharacterized protein LOC122654825, with amino-acid sequence MATDERAGAEIIRGKEACDRFSVDLMKELGFPSGVLPMGDLEECGRVRSTGFVWWKCNAPYEHFNAATNTKNSYAAETTAYVEKGRMKKMTGCKARTPLKLWVPVAEMYIDGDKMSFKSSMGVGKSFPLTSFMNEEEKKAYLQQN; translated from the coding sequence ATGGCTACTGATGAGAGAGCTGGGGCTGAAATCATCCGTGGAAAGGAAGCCTGTGATCGATTTTCGGTGGATTTGATGAAAGAGCTTGGATTCCCTAGTGGTGTCCTTCCCATGGGAGACCTTGAAGAATGCGGAAGGGTGAGATCCACGGGTTTCGTGTGGTGGAAATGCAATGCTCCCTATGAGCACTTCAATGCGGCGACCAACACCAAGAACAGCTATGCTGCCGAGACCACTGCGTATGTTGAAAAagggaggatgaagaagatgaccGGATGCAAGGCCAGGACGCCGCTGAAACTGTGGGTTCCGGTGGCGGAGATGTACATCGACGGAGATAAGATGTCCTTCAAGTCATCCATGGGAGTCGGCAAGTCCTTCCCCCTCACCTCTTTCATgaacgaagaagaaaagaaagcttATCTCCAAcaaaattaa